From Triticum urartu cultivar G1812 chromosome 2, Tu2.1, whole genome shotgun sequence, a single genomic window includes:
- the LOC125533827 gene encoding histone H1-like: protein MPALAKPAAAAPKAKPSAAKPKKAAAGPSHPAYFEMIKEAIAALKDRTGSSSVAIAKYIEEKHGKSLPANFKKMLSVQLRASASKGKLVKVKASYKLSDAAKKDAPKPKPKAKPAAPKAAAKPAKDAAKPKKKAAAKPKKAAAAAAGTKRKAPEKKTLVAKAKKSPAAKAKAKPKTVRSPAAKKGRKVAAA from the exons ATGCCTGCCCTCGCcaagcccgccgccgccgcaccgaaGGCGAAGCCCTCCGCCGCCAAGCCGAAGAAGGCCGCCGCCGGCCCCTCCCACCCGGCCTACTTCGAG ATGATCAAGGAGGCGATCGCGGCGCTCAAGGACAGGACCGGGTCCAGCTCGGTCGCCATCGCCAAGTACATCGAGGAGAAGCACGGCAAGTCCCTCCCGGCCAACTTCAAGAAGATGCTCTCCGTCCAGCTCCGCGCGTccgcctccaagggcaagctCGTCAAGGTCAAGGCCTCCTACAAGCTCTCCGACGCCGCCAAGAAGGACGCGCCCAAGCCCAAGCCCAAGGCCAAGCCTGCCGCCCCCAAGGCCGCGGCGAAGCCCGCAAAGGATGCCGCCAAGCCCAAGAAGAAGGCGGCCGCGAAGCCCAAgaaggccgccgccgccgctgctggcACGAAGCgcaaggcgccggagaagaagacgCTGGTCGCCAAGGCCAAGAAGTCGCCCGCGGCCAAGGCCAAGGCGAAGCCCAAGACCGTCCGCTCCCCGGCCGCCAAGAAGGGCCGCAAAGTCGCCGCCGCTTGA